One window of the Kallotenue papyrolyticum genome contains the following:
- a CDS encoding carbohydrate ABC transporter permease yields the protein MIMPTLLLLIAFNIFPLLYSLYLSFTTYSAIANQAPVWVGLQNYRDILTSDQLWIYFRNTGRFVLLSVSLQTVIGFGLALLLRERFRGSGLITTLILIPMMLSPVVVGLFWKLMYDPNYGIFNYLLGYPPGRGPQWLASSELALWAVVIVDVWMWSPFVMLLCLAGLGAIPEELYEAAEIDRASTLYQFWRITLPQVAPLLLIAILFRTIEAFKTFDLVMGLTGGGPGDATELVAVNLYRIAFSGQWNTGRASALAYIVLMIIIGISNIYIRYLNRLREG from the coding sequence ATGATCATGCCAACCCTGCTGCTCTTGATCGCGTTCAACATCTTTCCGCTGCTCTACAGCCTGTATCTCAGCTTTACCACCTACTCGGCGATCGCGAATCAGGCGCCGGTGTGGGTGGGACTGCAAAACTATCGCGATATCCTCACCAGTGATCAGCTCTGGATCTACTTCCGCAACACCGGACGCTTCGTACTGCTCTCGGTCAGCCTCCAGACCGTGATCGGCTTTGGGCTGGCGCTGTTACTGCGCGAGCGCTTCCGCGGCAGTGGTCTGATCACGACGCTGATCCTGATCCCGATGATGCTCTCTCCGGTCGTGGTCGGTCTCTTCTGGAAGCTGATGTATGACCCCAACTATGGTATCTTCAACTATCTGTTGGGCTATCCCCCCGGACGGGGCCCCCAGTGGCTGGCGTCCAGCGAGCTGGCGCTGTGGGCCGTCGTCATCGTCGATGTCTGGATGTGGAGTCCCTTTGTGATGCTGCTGTGTCTGGCCGGCCTCGGCGCCATTCCGGAGGAACTCTACGAGGCTGCCGAGATCGACCGCGCCAGCACTCTCTACCAATTCTGGCGCATCACCCTGCCACAGGTGGCGCCGCTGCTGTTGATCGCGATCCTGTTTCGCACCATCGAAGCCTTCAAAACCTTCGACCTGGTTATGGGCCTGACCGGCGGCGGGCCCGGTGATGCCACCGAACTGGTCGCAGTCAATCTCTATCGCATCGCTTTCTCTGGACAGTGGAACACCGGTCGCGCGAGCGCCCTGGCCTACATCGTTCTGATGATCATCATTGGCATCAGCAACATCTATATCCGCTACCTCAATCGACTGCGGGAGGGATGA
- a CDS encoding cupin domain-containing protein, whose amino-acid sequence MYQLGRGIITTAQDVDALTFPWGTVRILSEPTVTGAQHFSFGVVELAPGQGHARHNHPGAEEIIYVLEGEGEQMIDDRPAVRVRAGDCIFIPADSYHATLNVASVPLRLAIVYAPAGPERVLRELPDCRVMPAGPHPPQGTVVAEP is encoded by the coding sequence ATGTACCAGCTTGGTCGCGGCATAATCACCACAGCGCAGGATGTTGATGCGCTGACCTTTCCGTGGGGTACCGTCCGGATCTTAAGCGAACCGACCGTGACGGGCGCGCAGCATTTCAGCTTCGGCGTCGTGGAGCTGGCGCCCGGCCAGGGCCATGCGCGTCATAACCATCCCGGCGCGGAGGAGATCATCTACGTGCTGGAGGGCGAAGGCGAGCAGATGATCGACGATCGGCCCGCCGTCCGGGTGCGCGCCGGTGATTGTATCTTTATCCCTGCCGATAGCTACCACGCGACGCTCAACGTCGCGAGTGTCCCGTTGCGTCTGGCGATCGTCTATGCGCCAGCCGGTCCGGAGCGTGTTCTGCGCGAGCTGCCCGATTGCCGGGTCATGCCGGCCGGTCCTCACCCGCCCCAGGGCACGGTGGTTGCGGAGCCATAA
- a CDS encoding sugar phosphate isomerase/epimerase family protein, which yields MKIGISTWVWTSPLRDEDVARLVPHIAALGFDWIELPIERPAAFDYAQAARLIEVHGLGVSVCAVVGADRDLSHPDAAVRANGMAYLRHCIEAAQLLGAPTVVGPLYAAVGRTWRMGTEERARLLDQIAAHLRELAAYAAARGVALAIEPLNRFETSVINTVAQALELLERVDHPACGLLLDTFHMNIEERAFDQALRQAGAYLRHVHACENDRGAPGSGHVPWTEVGTALRAIGYHGPLVIESFAAEVAAIARAAAIWRPLADSPDALARAGLRFLREHPALLGTAA from the coding sequence ATGAAGATCGGTATCAGCACCTGGGTCTGGACCTCGCCCCTGCGCGACGAGGACGTCGCGCGACTGGTGCCCCACATCGCAGCGTTGGGCTTTGACTGGATCGAGCTGCCGATCGAAAGGCCGGCAGCGTTCGACTATGCGCAGGCCGCCCGGTTGATCGAGGTCCACGGGCTGGGCGTGAGCGTCTGCGCCGTGGTCGGCGCCGACCGCGACCTGAGCCACCCCGATGCGGCGGTGCGCGCCAACGGCATGGCCTACCTGCGCCACTGCATCGAGGCCGCCCAGCTTCTGGGCGCGCCAACCGTGGTCGGCCCGCTCTACGCCGCAGTCGGTCGCACCTGGCGCATGGGCACGGAGGAGCGCGCGCGGCTGCTGGATCAGATCGCCGCCCACCTGCGCGAGCTGGCCGCCTACGCTGCCGCGCGGGGGGTTGCCCTCGCCATCGAACCGCTCAACCGCTTCGAAACCAGCGTCATCAACACTGTAGCGCAGGCGCTGGAGTTGCTGGAGCGCGTGGACCACCCGGCCTGCGGCCTGCTGCTCGACACTTTCCACATGAACATCGAAGAGCGCGCTTTTGACCAGGCGCTGCGGCAGGCCGGCGCATACCTGCGGCATGTGCATGCCTGCGAAAACGACCGTGGTGCGCCCGGATCCGGGCATGTGCCGTGGACCGAGGTCGGAACGGCCCTGCGCGCCATCGGCTACCACGGCCCACTGGTGATCGAGTCGTTCGCTGCGGAGGTGGCGGCGATCGCCCGTGCCGCGGCGATCTGGCGCCCCCTGGCCGATTCGCCTGACGCGCTCGCGCGCGCCGGACTGCGCTTTCTGCGCGAACACCCGGCACTGCTTGGAACAGCGGCATGA
- a CDS encoding carbohydrate ABC transporter permease — MPRVVPARSTQALRALRISLACVVCFVFLIPVLWMALTAFKPREAIVAVPPQIVFRPSLEGFVSLFTQRSTLTRMQMERYRQRTDLHWWDRIALERGLVIIGPSQYVGRLTNSLIIAGGSTALAVGLGVLSAYAFSRFRIKGEADLLFFILSTRMLPPVVVTIPIFLMYRRLNLFDTHLGMILLYTVFNLSLSVWLLKGFIDEIPREYEEAALVDGYTRFQAFRRIVLPQAVTGIATTVVFCLIFAWNEYAFALMLTSDRARTAPPSIPSVVGTAGREWAATAAGSLLFLIPVVIVAFALRRYLLRGITFGAIRR; from the coding sequence ATGCCCAGAGTCGTACCGGCACGATCGACCCAAGCGCTCCGCGCGTTGCGCATCAGCCTTGCCTGCGTGGTTTGTTTCGTGTTTTTGATCCCCGTGCTATGGATGGCGCTCACCGCCTTCAAGCCCCGCGAGGCGATCGTGGCCGTACCGCCACAGATCGTGTTTCGGCCATCCTTGGAGGGCTTTGTGAGCCTGTTTACTCAGCGCAGCACGCTGACGCGCATGCAGATGGAGCGCTACCGCCAGCGCACTGATCTGCACTGGTGGGATCGCATTGCGCTGGAGCGCGGGCTGGTGATCATCGGGCCAAGCCAGTATGTGGGCCGTCTGACCAATTCCCTGATCATCGCCGGCGGCTCAACCGCGCTGGCAGTCGGGCTGGGAGTGCTCTCGGCCTACGCCTTCAGCCGCTTTCGCATCAAGGGCGAGGCCGACCTGTTGTTCTTTATTCTCAGCACGCGCATGCTGCCGCCGGTAGTTGTCACCATTCCGATCTTCCTGATGTATCGGCGCTTGAACCTGTTCGATACCCACTTGGGCATGATCCTGCTGTACACCGTCTTCAACCTCTCCCTTTCGGTCTGGCTGCTCAAGGGGTTTATCGATGAGATTCCACGCGAATACGAGGAAGCGGCGCTGGTCGATGGCTACACCCGCTTCCAGGCCTTTCGGCGCATTGTCCTGCCGCAGGCCGTGACGGGTATCGCGACCACCGTGGTCTTCTGCCTGATCTTTGCCTGGAACGAATACGCCTTTGCGCTGATGTTGACCAGCGACCGTGCGCGCACCGCGCCGCCCAGCATCCCTTCGGTCGTCGGCACGGCGGGCCGTGAATGGGCGGCCACGGCTGCCGGCTCGCTGCTGTTCCTGATCCCGGTCGTGATCGTCGCATTTGCGTTGCGACGCTACCTGTTGCGCGGCATCACCTTTGGAGCTATTCGGCGATGA
- a CDS encoding GntR family transcriptional regulator, translating into MLENDRDNGLAREDEASLTERAYQAISRAIANLEFKPGEVLRQDRLARWLSISRTPVREALRRLEQEGIIQTVAGRGLIVAELTVKDVEDMLDLLRLTDAHAAFLAAQRRSDQQAARLLEVTRELLAAAEAHDIERWTQADRPYHDIVLSAAGNQLLRQTIQDVRRRLHRITINSGTRPERLIACTHEHVAVAEAIAARDAEAARRLMAEHIDAMSRSAMALIHTYIVPVRGERF; encoded by the coding sequence ATGTTGGAGAATGATCGTGACAACGGGCTGGCGCGCGAGGATGAGGCTTCGCTCACCGAGCGCGCCTACCAGGCGATCTCGCGCGCGATCGCCAACCTGGAATTCAAACCCGGCGAAGTGCTCAGGCAGGATCGACTGGCGCGCTGGCTGTCGATCAGTCGCACGCCGGTCCGTGAAGCGCTGCGCCGGCTGGAGCAGGAGGGGATCATTCAGACGGTGGCCGGGCGCGGTTTGATCGTCGCCGAACTAACCGTCAAAGACGTCGAGGATATGCTCGACCTGCTGCGGTTGACCGATGCGCACGCTGCCTTCCTGGCTGCGCAACGCCGCAGCGACCAACAGGCCGCGCGGCTGCTGGAGGTCACCCGCGAGCTGTTGGCCGCCGCCGAAGCACACGACATCGAACGCTGGACGCAAGCAGATCGTCCCTATCATGACATTGTGCTCAGCGCTGCTGGCAATCAGCTGTTGCGCCAAACGATCCAGGACGTTCGTCGTCGGTTGCATCGCATCACGATCAACTCCGGCACACGGCCCGAACGGCTGATCGCCTGTACCCACGAGCACGTGGCGGTCGCAGAAGCGATCGCCGCGCGCGACGCCGAGGCGGCGCGGCGCTTGATGGCCGAACATATCGATGCGATGAGCCGCAGTGCCATGGCGCTGATCCATACGTATATCGTCCCGGTCCGCGGTGAGCGCTTCTGA
- a CDS encoding ABC transporter substrate-binding protein, with translation MQTWRRVVVWLSALLLAACAGGAPSAPGAASSPATTAGGSPSPAAAAQGASGVKELTIIWAEWDPANYLQQLVKDYTAETGVEVKVVQEPWGSFGDRVFTEFAGKGSSYDLVVGDSQWLGQGATQGHYVELTDIFMSELNGGALEPATITYYAEYPTGSGRYWAYPTEGDADGWSYRKDLFEDPKEKEAFKAKYGYDLDVPKTWEQLRDIAEFFTRPDQNLYGVSIYTQKDYDAITMGYENTLFSWGADWGDRQTYKVDGVLNSPEGVAALEFYKELYKFTPPGSSNVFWQESIDHFTSGQVAMAMNYFAFFPGLANPATNPYADRTGFFSNPAGPTGKRHAALGGQGMSIVSYISPERQQAAKEFLKWFAKDETQQKWAELGGYTCNANILKSEAFLENTPFNRAFAESMQMVKDFWAVPMYGELLEVSQRELHNYVVADQGTAKEALDRIAQEHERIFRNAGLLK, from the coding sequence ATGCAGACGTGGCGACGTGTCGTTGTATGGCTAAGCGCGCTGCTGCTCGCGGCATGTGCGGGTGGCGCGCCGAGTGCGCCGGGTGCGGCAAGCAGTCCGGCGACAACCGCCGGCGGCAGTCCTTCCCCCGCAGCCGCCGCCCAGGGTGCGAGCGGTGTCAAGGAACTGACGATCATCTGGGCAGAATGGGACCCCGCCAACTATCTGCAACAACTGGTCAAAGACTACACCGCCGAAACCGGCGTTGAGGTCAAGGTGGTTCAGGAGCCGTGGGGCTCGTTCGGCGATCGCGTCTTCACCGAGTTCGCCGGCAAGGGCTCGTCCTACGACTTGGTTGTTGGCGATAGCCAGTGGCTTGGTCAGGGCGCAACCCAGGGTCATTATGTTGAGTTGACCGACATCTTTATGAGCGAGCTCAACGGCGGCGCACTCGAACCGGCGACAATCACCTATTATGCCGAATACCCCACCGGTTCGGGTCGCTACTGGGCCTATCCGACCGAAGGCGATGCGGACGGTTGGTCCTACCGCAAGGATCTCTTCGAGGATCCCAAGGAAAAGGAGGCCTTCAAGGCCAAATACGGGTATGATCTGGACGTACCCAAGACCTGGGAACAGCTCCGCGATATCGCCGAATTCTTCACCCGCCCCGATCAAAACCTGTACGGTGTCTCGATCTATACCCAGAAGGACTACGACGCCATTACCATGGGCTATGAGAACACCCTCTTTAGCTGGGGTGCCGATTGGGGCGATCGCCAGACCTACAAGGTCGATGGTGTGCTCAACTCGCCGGAGGGCGTTGCTGCGCTGGAGTTCTATAAGGAGCTGTACAAGTTTACCCCGCCCGGCAGCAGCAATGTCTTCTGGCAGGAGAGCATCGACCACTTCACCAGCGGCCAGGTCGCCATGGCCATGAACTACTTCGCCTTCTTCCCCGGGCTGGCGAACCCGGCCACCAACCCCTACGCCGATCGCACCGGCTTCTTCAGCAACCCTGCCGGCCCAACCGGCAAGCGCCACGCCGCGCTGGGTGGCCAGGGCATGAGCATCGTCAGCTACATCAGTCCGGAGCGCCAGCAGGCGGCCAAGGAGTTCCTGAAGTGGTTCGCCAAGGACGAAACCCAGCAGAAGTGGGCTGAGCTGGGCGGCTACACCTGCAACGCCAACATCCTCAAGTCCGAAGCCTTCCTGGAAAACACGCCCTTCAACCGCGCCTTCGCCGAGTCGATGCAGATGGTCAAGGACTTCTGGGCCGTACCGATGTACGGCGAGTTATTGGAGGTGTCGCAGCGTGAGCTGCACAACTATGTTGTGGCTGATCAGGGGACGGCCAAAGAAGCCCTGGATCGCATCGCGCAGGAGCACGAGCGCATCTTCCGTAATGCCGGCTTGCTGAAGTAA
- a CDS encoding ABC transporter ATP-binding protein, producing the protein MADLELRTITKRFGRITALDGVSFSVRDGEFFVLLGPSGAGKTTTLRVVAGLERPEQGRVLINGEDASDWPPAQRDVAFVFQQYSLYPTMSVYDNLAFPLRSPLRRVPEAVIRQRIHEVAEKLRIAHLLERKTARLSGGEMQRVAIGRAMVRDPQLFLMDEPLSNLDAKLREALRVELKHVQKTRGSTTLFVTHDQIEALTMADRIAVLEAGRIVQIGTPYDIYDRPATTFVAQLVGAPRINLLPAEPSDGALCVPDSPLRLPLEHVSAALPERLTLGVRPEDVRLDPQGPFVGEIALVEPLGPETLLHLRVGAQMLISTLAGMPAVERNTSVRFTIPPRRVHVFGPDGRRLAGGETP; encoded by the coding sequence ATGGCTGATCTTGAGCTGCGGACCATAACCAAGCGTTTCGGGCGCATAACGGCCCTGGACGGTGTGTCGTTCAGCGTGCGTGACGGCGAGTTTTTTGTGCTGTTGGGCCCCAGCGGCGCGGGCAAGACCACTACCCTGCGTGTTGTCGCCGGGCTGGAACGACCTGAGCAGGGCCGGGTTCTGATCAACGGTGAGGACGCGAGCGACTGGCCGCCGGCGCAACGCGACGTGGCCTTTGTCTTCCAGCAGTATTCGCTCTACCCGACAATGTCGGTGTACGATAACCTGGCCTTTCCGCTGCGCTCGCCGCTGCGGCGCGTCCCGGAAGCGGTGATCCGCCAGCGCATCCACGAGGTTGCGGAAAAGCTGCGGATCGCGCATCTGTTGGAGCGCAAAACGGCGCGCCTATCAGGCGGGGAGATGCAGCGCGTGGCGATCGGACGGGCTATGGTGCGCGATCCGCAGCTCTTTCTGATGGATGAGCCGCTCTCCAACCTGGACGCGAAGCTGCGCGAGGCGCTGCGGGTAGAGCTGAAACATGTACAGAAGACGCGTGGCAGCACCACGCTGTTCGTGACCCACGACCAGATCGAGGCGCTCACCATGGCCGACCGCATTGCGGTGCTGGAGGCGGGCCGCATTGTTCAGATCGGCACGCCCTACGACATCTATGATCGCCCCGCAACGACGTTTGTGGCCCAACTGGTAGGCGCTCCGCGCATCAACCTACTGCCAGCAGAGCCCAGCGATGGAGCGCTGTGCGTCCCCGACAGTCCGCTGCGCTTGCCGCTGGAACACGTGTCCGCTGCGCTGCCGGAGCGCCTCACCCTGGGGGTGCGCCCCGAGGATGTGCGCCTCGATCCGCAGGGGCCGTTCGTGGGGGAGATTGCCCTGGTTGAACCGCTCGGTCCCGAAACACTGCTGCATCTGCGCGTAGGTGCCCAGATGCTGATCAGCACGCTGGCGGGCATGCCCGCGGTGGAGCGCAACACCAGCGTCCGCTTCACCATCCCGCCGCGGCGCGTGCATGTCTTTGGACCGGATGGTCGTCGCCTGGCCGGGGGAGAAACACCATGA
- a CDS encoding ABC transporter ATP-binding protein produces MATIELRRVEKRFGDVHAVKSLDLSVADGEFVVLLGPSGCGKTTTLRMIAGLETTTAGEIYIDGRNVTHLRGRDRDIAFVFQLYALYPHLTVWENIAFPLKAQHEARSVIEQRVREVVRLLGIGHLLHLRPKALSGGDQQRVALARALVRRPAAFLMDEPLGALDADFRETMRAEIKKLHLAQHATTVYVTHDQIEAMAMGDRIVVMSNAEVQQIGTPHAVYSDPANLFVARFIGSPGMNLLPGTYVDGQLHLPGDNRYPIPPAWRSALAPFREVVLGFRPEAVRIDPHGALQATVYADDLHGAYAMLHLALGEEETIVHARVSRETSYSIGTPVRFDVDAQLVRFFDPVSERAIAREARHG; encoded by the coding sequence ATGGCAACCATCGAACTGCGACGCGTCGAGAAGCGCTTTGGCGATGTCCATGCGGTCAAGTCCCTGGATCTCAGCGTAGCGGATGGCGAATTCGTCGTGCTGCTCGGCCCGTCGGGGTGCGGCAAAACCACCACCCTGCGCATGATCGCCGGGCTGGAAACCACCACCGCCGGCGAAATCTACATCGACGGACGCAACGTGACCCACCTGCGCGGGCGCGACCGTGACATCGCCTTTGTCTTCCAGCTCTATGCACTCTACCCGCACCTGACGGTCTGGGAGAACATTGCCTTTCCCCTCAAAGCGCAGCACGAAGCGCGCAGCGTGATCGAGCAGCGGGTGCGGGAGGTGGTGCGCCTGCTGGGCATCGGCCACCTGCTCCATTTGCGACCTAAAGCCCTGAGCGGCGGCGATCAGCAACGCGTCGCGCTGGCCCGCGCGCTGGTGCGCCGTCCGGCCGCCTTCTTGATGGATGAGCCGCTTGGCGCGCTCGACGCCGATTTTCGTGAAACGATGCGCGCCGAAATCAAAAAACTGCACCTGGCCCAGCATGCCACTACCGTTTACGTTACCCACGACCAGATCGAAGCGATGGCCATGGGCGATCGCATCGTGGTGATGTCCAACGCCGAGGTGCAGCAGATCGGCACACCCCATGCGGTCTATAGCGATCCGGCCAACCTGTTCGTCGCGCGCTTCATCGGCAGTCCGGGGATGAATCTCCTGCCCGGCACATATGTCGATGGCCAGCTCCACCTGCCCGGCGACAACCGCTATCCGATACCGCCCGCCTGGCGTTCCGCGCTGGCGCCCTTCCGCGAGGTAGTGCTCGGCTTCCGCCCCGAAGCGGTGCGCATCGACCCGCATGGAGCGCTGCAGGCCACCGTGTATGCCGATGATCTCCACGGCGCGTATGCCATGCTGCATCTGGCCCTCGGCGAGGAGGAGACGATTGTGCATGCGCGCGTGAGTCGAGAGACCAGCTACTCCATCGGCACGCCGGTGCGCTTCGACGTAGATGCACAGTTGGTGCGCTTTTTCGATCCTGTCAGCGAACGCGCCATCGCGCGGGAGGCCCGCCATGGCTGA
- a CDS encoding VOC family protein, with amino-acid sequence MWLHHVSIPRPPGSAAQTRAFYGDLLGLEELPVPASIAHLDVIWFRLGAGELHLFSAAQLPTDDGRHFCIVVRDLSAVRQRLTQAGYQPWDAIPIPGRPRFFCRDPFGNQIEFTALPTEEMG; translated from the coding sequence ATGTGGTTACACCATGTCAGCATTCCTCGTCCACCGGGCAGCGCCGCTCAGACACGCGCCTTCTATGGCGACCTGCTGGGACTGGAGGAGCTTCCCGTGCCGGCCAGCATCGCGCACCTGGACGTGATCTGGTTTCGTCTGGGCGCCGGCGAGCTCCACCTGTTCAGCGCCGCCCAGCTGCCGACTGACGATGGCCGGCACTTCTGCATTGTGGTGCGCGATCTGTCCGCGGTTCGTCAGCGCCTGACGCAGGCCGGCTACCAGCCCTGGGATGCGATCCCCATTCCGGGGCGTCCCCGTTTCTTCTGCCGCGACCCGTTCGGGAATCAGATCGAGTTCACGGCGCTGCCAACGGAGGAAATGGGGTGA
- a CDS encoding sugar phosphate isomerase/epimerase family protein translates to MPRPVTLFTGQWADLPLETLAQKAKQWGFDGLELACWGDHFEVDKALEDDGYVRRKRELLERHGLQCFAISNHLVGQAVCDPIDRRHQAILPPRVWGDGDPEGVRQRAAEEMQNTARAARLFGVTQVNGFTGSSVWSKLYFFPPTSQLEIEEGYRDFAARWRPILEVFQEQGVRFGLEVHPTEIAYDIITAQRALEAIEHHPNFGFNFDPSHFVHQFIDPVEFINAFPDRIFHVHVKDSRVQLNGRNSILGSHLDFGDHRRGWDFVSPGRGDVKWDRIIRALNRIGYSGPLSIEWEDSGMDREYGAQEALAMVRREDFAPSAVAFDAAFASKR, encoded by the coding sequence ATGCCACGACCAGTCACGTTGTTCACCGGACAGTGGGCCGATCTGCCGCTGGAGACGCTGGCGCAAAAAGCTAAGCAATGGGGCTTCGACGGGCTGGAGCTGGCCTGCTGGGGCGACCACTTCGAGGTTGATAAGGCGTTGGAAGACGACGGCTATGTACGCCGCAAGCGCGAGCTGCTCGAACGCCACGGCCTGCAGTGCTTCGCGATCAGCAACCACCTGGTCGGGCAGGCGGTTTGCGATCCGATCGACCGCCGCCACCAGGCGATCCTGCCCCCGCGCGTCTGGGGCGACGGCGATCCCGAAGGCGTGCGTCAGCGCGCTGCCGAGGAGATGCAAAACACCGCCCGCGCCGCTAGGCTCTTTGGTGTAACGCAGGTCAACGGCTTCACCGGCAGCAGCGTCTGGAGCAAGCTCTACTTCTTCCCGCCCACCAGCCAGCTCGAGATCGAGGAGGGCTACCGCGACTTCGCCGCGCGCTGGCGGCCGATCCTGGAGGTCTTCCAGGAACAGGGCGTGCGCTTCGGCCTGGAGGTGCATCCCACCGAGATCGCCTACGACATCATCACCGCGCAGCGCGCGCTGGAGGCGATCGAGCACCATCCCAACTTCGGCTTCAACTTCGATCCGAGTCATTTCGTCCACCAGTTCATCGATCCAGTCGAGTTCATCAACGCTTTTCCGGATCGCATCTTCCATGTCCACGTCAAGGACTCGCGTGTGCAGCTCAACGGCCGCAACAGCATTCTGGGCAGCCACCTCGACTTCGGCGACCACCGGCGCGGCTGGGATTTTGTCTCGCCCGGACGCGGCGATGTCAAGTGGGACCGCATCATTCGCGCGCTCAACCGCATCGGCTACAGCGGACCGCTGTCGATCGAATGGGAAGATAGCGGCATGGATCGCGAGTACGGCGCCCAGGAAGCACTGGCCATGGTGCGACGCGAAGATTTCGCGCCCTCGGCGGTGGCCTTCGATGCCGCCTTTGCTTCGAAGCGGTAA
- a CDS encoding creatininase family protein: MSGALISHCLADLAYPDIQAYLARDDLILIPMASTEQHGPHLPLCTDSVTALEVSRRAAETADVLYTPVVWTGYSPQHMRAPGEGIGTITVRADTLLNLLYDIARSLIHHGFNKLIFVNGHGSNVKIIDPLLRRIRYDTGALVAFYKPYAERYLGLIRDLMDNPPEETPGWHASELETSQMLAYDARLVRMERAVATETHVPSWLPAAFRKADGAPDVEFEGYQYFLFPMDHDEFTPTGVIGNPMRASAAKGEEAFRRYAAHLVRAIEELRRVPVEVHTRAFRERV, encoded by the coding sequence ATGAGCGGGGCACTGATCTCGCACTGTCTGGCAGATCTCGCCTATCCCGATATTCAGGCCTATCTCGCGCGCGATGACCTGATTCTGATCCCCATGGCCAGCACCGAGCAGCATGGGCCTCACCTGCCGCTCTGCACCGACAGCGTAACCGCCCTGGAGGTCAGTCGGCGCGCGGCAGAGACTGCGGATGTGCTCTATACGCCGGTGGTCTGGACCGGCTACTCGCCCCAACACATGCGTGCGCCGGGGGAAGGCATCGGGACGATCACGGTGCGCGCCGACACGCTGCTGAACCTGCTGTATGACATTGCCCGCAGCCTGATTCACCATGGCTTCAACAAGCTGATCTTTGTCAACGGCCATGGCTCGAACGTCAAGATCATCGACCCACTGCTGCGCCGCATTCGCTACGACACCGGCGCGCTGGTAGCCTTCTACAAGCCCTATGCCGAGCGCTACCTGGGCCTGATCCGCGACCTGATGGACAATCCGCCTGAAGAAACACCGGGATGGCATGCCAGCGAACTCGAAACCTCGCAGATGTTGGCCTACGATGCACGGCTGGTGCGCATGGAGCGTGCCGTCGCTACCGAAACGCACGTGCCATCCTGGTTGCCGGCGGCCTTTCGCAAGGCCGATGGCGCGCCCGATGTCGAATTCGAGGGCTACCAGTACTTTCTCTTCCCTATGGATCACGACGAATTCACGCCAACGGGCGTGATCGGCAACCCGATGCGCGCCAGTGCCGCCAAGGGCGAAGAAGCGTTTCGGCGCTATGCCGCGCATCTGGTACGCGCGATCGAAGAACTGCGCCGCGTCCCGGTCGAGGTTCATACGCGCGCCTTCCGCGAGCGCGTGTAG